From Cannabis sativa cultivar Pink pepper isolate KNU-18-1 chromosome 8, ASM2916894v1, whole genome shotgun sequence, a single genomic window includes:
- the LOC115701000 gene encoding uncharacterized protein LOC115701000, with the protein MKQKVVIKVSLNEQKCRTKAIKTAVGIDGVIQATLQQEKNLIEVTGEDIDVVLLTTLLRKTMKYAEVVSVTVIDKAAEEKKKKEEEEKKKKEEEEKKKKELAANAKYYYYQPYCSSSASYCQMSQPGYVSYSIPYQEPSQPCSIM; encoded by the exons ATGAAG CAAAAGGTGGTCATCAAGGTTTCTCTAAACGAACAAAAGTGTCGCACCAAAGCCATCAAGACTGCAGTTGGAATTGATG GAGTGATACAAGCAACACTTCAGCAAGAGAAGAATCTAATAGAGGTAACAGGAGAGGACATCGACGTGGTGTTGCTCACCACTCTGCTCAGAAAGACCATGAAATACGCCGAAGTAGTAAGCGTGACTGTCATCGATAAGGCCgcagaggagaagaagaagaaggaagaagaggaaaagaagaagaaggaagaggaagaaaagaagaagaaggaactcGCAGCTAATGCTAAGTACTATTATTATCAACCTTATTGCTCAAGCTCTGCATCTTATTGCCAAATGTCTCAGCCTGGATACGTCTCCTACAGCATACCCTATCAGGAACCCTCCCAACCTTGCTCCATTATGTAA